One window of the Rufibacter radiotolerans genome contains the following:
- a CDS encoding group III truncated hemoglobin encodes MQENTKPDITTEEDIKTLVDTFYGHVNQDDLLSPVFNEFAQVDWEHHLPKMYQFWSTVLFGSMAYKGQPFPKHFSMPIDRTHFTRWIALFNQTVEELFKGPMADQARQKATSIANIFQMKMGLYSAPLVKP; translated from the coding sequence ATGCAGGAGAATACCAAGCCAGACATTACCACCGAAGAAGACATTAAGACGCTGGTAGATACTTTTTATGGGCACGTAAACCAGGACGACTTGCTGAGCCCGGTGTTCAATGAGTTTGCGCAAGTGGACTGGGAACACCACCTTCCCAAGATGTACCAGTTCTGGAGCACGGTGCTGTTCGGGTCCATGGCCTACAAGGGGCAGCCGTTCCCCAAGCATTTTTCCATGCCCATTGACCGTACCCACTTCACCCGCTGGATTGCCCTGTTCAACCAGACCGTAGAAGAACTTTTTAAGGGCCCTATGGCCGATCAGGCCCGGCAGAAAGCCACCAGCATCGCCAACATTTTCCAGATGAAAATGGGCCTGTACAGCGCCCCGCTGGTAAAGCCGTAA
- the uvrA gene encoding excinuclease ABC subunit UvrA, translating into MTEDLLQDSEIDALDARENIIIKRARVHNLKNLSVALPRNQFIVVTGLSGSGKSSLAFDTLYAEGQRMYVESLSSYARQFLGRMDKPDVDYIRGISPAIAIEQKVSIKNNRSTVGTSTEIYDYLKLLYARIGKTISPVSGNEVKKDTVSSVVDFLMTLPDGTRIMIMAPLQQTKDRKLSKELDLLLQKGYSRVMLNNEPFFIEELISEGKPEPKGKVHVLIDRTVIKQDEEDESLQMRLADSVQTAFYEGHEECHIRIGEETRVFSNRFELDGMVFEEPNVNFFSFNNPYGACQTCEGWGSVLGIDPDLVIPDKSLTVYEGAIAPWRTEKQNEWLQPLLKNGVRFDFPIHRPYNELTEEQQELLWTGNKYFGGLNDFFKHIQGQTHKIQYRVMLSRYRGRTACPDCKGSRLRKDASYVKVGGKSITDLVLMPVTKTLGFFENLELSAHDQAVADRLVTEVTNRLSYLTRVGLGYLTLNRLSNTLSGGESQRINLATSLGSALVGSMYILDEPSIGLHPKDADQLIGVLRTLQEMGNTVIVVEHEEGMMEVADQVLDIGPEAGSGGGNLMFQGTFQDLLKSDTYTGRYLSGRMEVPVPAQRRPWRNCIEVHGARENNLKNVTTKFPLNVMTVVTGVSGSGKSTLVKKILAPALIKSLGGHADATGKFDKLSGDLNKVAHVEFVDQNPIGKSSRSNPVTYVKAYDAIRTMYADQPLAKARGFKPSHFSFNIEGGRCEVCQGEGQVKIEMQFMADIYLTCEACAGQKFKQDILDIQYHEKNISEVLDMTIDDSLIFFKDQAKILEKLKPLQDVGLGYIRLGQSSNTLSGGEAQRVKLASFLTKGATPHNGNILFIFDEPSTGLHFHDISKLLTALNALVENGNTVLIIEHNMDIIKCADWIIDLGPEGGTNGGHLLFEGTPENMVKEEDNHTAKYLKAKL; encoded by the coding sequence ATGACAGAAGATCTCCTACAAGATTCAGAAATAGACGCACTAGACGCCCGTGAGAACATCATCATCAAACGGGCCCGCGTCCATAATTTAAAAAACCTGAGCGTGGCCCTGCCGCGCAACCAGTTCATTGTGGTGACCGGCCTTTCCGGCTCCGGTAAATCCTCCCTGGCGTTTGACACGCTTTACGCCGAGGGGCAGCGCATGTACGTGGAGAGCCTGAGCTCCTACGCCCGCCAGTTCCTGGGCCGCATGGACAAGCCCGACGTGGATTACATTAGGGGCATCAGTCCGGCCATTGCCATTGAGCAGAAGGTAAGCATCAAAAATAACCGCTCCACGGTTGGTACCAGTACTGAGATCTATGATTACCTCAAGCTGCTGTACGCCCGCATTGGCAAGACCATTTCGCCGGTGTCTGGCAATGAGGTGAAAAAAGACACCGTGAGCAGCGTGGTAGACTTTCTCATGACGCTGCCAGACGGTACCCGCATCATGATCATGGCGCCGCTGCAGCAAACCAAAGACCGAAAGCTCAGCAAAGAACTTGACCTGCTTCTGCAGAAAGGCTATTCCAGGGTCATGCTCAACAATGAGCCCTTCTTTATTGAAGAACTCATTAGTGAAGGCAAGCCCGAGCCCAAAGGCAAGGTGCATGTCCTGATTGACCGTACCGTCATTAAGCAAGATGAGGAAGACGAAAGCCTGCAGATGCGCCTCGCAGACTCAGTGCAGACCGCTTTCTATGAGGGCCATGAGGAATGCCACATCAGAATAGGAGAGGAGACCCGTGTTTTCTCTAACCGCTTTGAGCTAGACGGAATGGTGTTTGAGGAGCCGAACGTCAATTTCTTCTCGTTCAACAACCCCTACGGCGCGTGCCAGACCTGCGAGGGCTGGGGCAGCGTGCTAGGCATTGACCCGGATCTGGTCATCCCAGACAAAAGCCTGACGGTGTATGAAGGGGCAATTGCGCCCTGGCGCACCGAAAAGCAGAACGAGTGGCTACAGCCTTTGCTCAAGAATGGCGTTCGCTTTGATTTTCCCATACATCGGCCCTATAATGAATTAACCGAGGAGCAGCAGGAGTTGCTATGGACCGGAAACAAATACTTTGGCGGCCTTAACGACTTCTTCAAGCATATTCAGGGGCAGACGCACAAGATTCAGTACCGCGTCATGCTGAGCCGTTACCGTGGCCGCACCGCGTGCCCAGACTGCAAAGGCTCGCGCCTGCGCAAGGACGCCAGCTACGTGAAGGTGGGTGGTAAAAGCATCACCGACCTGGTGCTTATGCCCGTCACCAAAACCCTGGGCTTCTTTGAGAACCTGGAACTAAGTGCCCATGACCAGGCCGTGGCCGATAGATTGGTGACCGAGGTGACCAATCGCCTGAGCTACCTGACCCGCGTAGGCCTAGGCTACCTAACCTTGAACCGTCTTTCCAATACCTTGTCTGGCGGCGAGAGCCAACGCATTAACCTGGCTACCTCCTTGGGCAGCGCGCTGGTAGGCTCTATGTACATTCTGGATGAGCCCAGCATTGGCCTGCACCCCAAAGACGCAGACCAGTTAATTGGCGTACTGCGCACCTTGCAGGAAATGGGCAACACCGTCATTGTGGTGGAGCACGAGGAAGGCATGATGGAAGTAGCCGACCAGGTCCTGGACATTGGTCCGGAAGCCGGTTCTGGCGGCGGAAATCTTATGTTTCAGGGCACATTCCAGGATTTGCTTAAAAGCGACACCTACACCGGTCGTTACCTGAGTGGCCGTATGGAAGTTCCGGTACCTGCCCAGCGCCGACCGTGGCGCAATTGCATAGAAGTGCATGGCGCGCGTGAGAACAACCTCAAGAACGTGACCACCAAGTTTCCGCTCAATGTCATGACCGTGGTGACAGGCGTAAGCGGCTCGGGTAAGTCTACGCTGGTAAAAAAGATTCTGGCCCCGGCTTTGATCAAATCCCTCGGCGGCCACGCCGATGCTACCGGTAAGTTTGACAAACTGAGCGGAGACCTCAACAAGGTGGCGCACGTGGAATTTGTGGACCAAAACCCCATTGGCAAGTCCTCCAGGTCTAATCCGGTGACCTACGTGAAAGCCTATGACGCCATCCGGACCATGTATGCTGACCAACCTTTGGCCAAAGCCCGTGGGTTCAAGCCATCGCATTTCTCCTTCAACATTGAAGGTGGCCGCTGCGAAGTCTGCCAGGGCGAAGGCCAGGTGAAGATTGAGATGCAGTTCATGGCCGACATCTACCTCACCTGTGAGGCTTGTGCTGGTCAGAAGTTCAAGCAGGACATCCTGGACATTCAGTACCATGAGAAGAACATCTCTGAAGTGCTGGACATGACCATTGATGATAGCCTTATTTTCTTCAAAGACCAGGCTAAGATTCTGGAGAAACTCAAGCCGCTGCAAGACGTGGGCCTGGGCTACATTCGGTTGGGGCAATCCAGCAACACCTTATCGGGCGGTGAGGCCCAGCGCGTGAAACTGGCGTCGTTCCTGACCAAAGGCGCCACGCCGCACAACGGCAACATCCTGTTCATCTTTGATGAGCCCAGCACCGGTCTGCACTTCCATGACATCTCTAAACTCTTGACCGCCCTGAACGCACTGGTGGAAAACGGCAACACGGTTCTCATCATTGAGCATAACATGGACATCATCAAGTGCGCTGACTGGATCATTGACCTGGGCCCGGAGGGCGGCACCAACGGCGGCCACCTGCTCTTTGAAGGCACCCCAGAGAATATGGTGAAGGAAGAAGACAACCACACCGCCAAGTACCTGAAAGCGAAACTATAA
- a CDS encoding MFS transporter — protein MTTPFPAPEERHDPYAVLRLPEFRRFISARFCITLAMQIQAVVVGWQIYDLTKDPFSLGLIGLAEAIPSITVALYAGHVADMVPRKRIIMTVLAVLLFCSLALLAYTLDVGHVLRVWGTLPIYAIIFLSGIARGFMGPAVFSFMPQLVKDRKLYANAITWSSTTWQAASVAGPAIGGLVYAFGGVTMAFGVDAALVLCSFLFYSFIAGRPLPATEGPKLNIKESLQTGLKFVFGNQIILSALALDMFAVLFGGAVILLPVFASDILKVGPEGLGILRSAPAIGSVGMALFLAYRPITHNAGKKMLWCVAGFGACMIGFGLSNVFWLSFGLLLISGLLDSVSMIIRSTLIHTFTPEHMKGRVSSVNNIFVGSSNEIGSFESGLAAKLLGVVPSVVFGGSMTLLIVGFTAWKADKLRKLSF, from the coding sequence GTGACGACACCTTTCCCAGCCCCTGAAGAACGGCATGACCCCTACGCCGTATTGCGCCTCCCGGAATTCCGGCGGTTCATTTCGGCCCGTTTCTGTATTACCCTGGCCATGCAAATTCAGGCCGTGGTGGTGGGCTGGCAGATCTATGACCTCACCAAAGACCCGTTTTCCCTGGGCCTCATCGGCTTGGCCGAAGCCATTCCTTCCATCACCGTAGCCCTGTATGCCGGCCACGTAGCCGATATGGTGCCGCGCAAGCGCATTATCATGACCGTGCTGGCCGTGCTGCTATTCTGCTCGCTGGCGCTACTGGCGTATACCCTGGATGTGGGCCACGTGCTGCGGGTCTGGGGAACCTTACCTATTTATGCCATTATTTTCCTCAGTGGGATTGCCCGCGGCTTCATGGGGCCGGCCGTCTTTTCTTTTATGCCCCAGCTGGTGAAAGACCGCAAGCTGTACGCCAACGCCATTACCTGGAGCAGCACTACCTGGCAGGCGGCCTCGGTGGCGGGTCCGGCCATTGGCGGATTGGTGTACGCGTTTGGCGGCGTGACCATGGCCTTTGGCGTAGATGCGGCGCTGGTGCTGTGCTCGTTTCTCTTCTACAGTTTCATCGCCGGTCGGCCACTGCCTGCCACCGAAGGCCCCAAACTCAACATCAAGGAAAGCCTGCAGACCGGACTCAAATTTGTGTTCGGTAACCAGATCATCCTGAGCGCCCTGGCCCTTGATATGTTTGCGGTGCTCTTCGGCGGCGCCGTGATCCTGCTGCCCGTCTTTGCTTCTGATATTCTGAAAGTGGGCCCCGAGGGCTTGGGTATTCTCCGTTCGGCCCCGGCCATTGGTTCCGTGGGCATGGCGCTCTTCCTGGCCTACCGGCCGATCACCCACAACGCCGGCAAGAAAATGCTCTGGTGCGTGGCCGGGTTTGGGGCCTGTATGATTGGCTTCGGGTTGTCTAACGTTTTCTGGCTCTCGTTTGGGTTACTGCTGATCAGTGGTCTGCTGGACAGTGTCTCCATGATTATAAGGTCCACGCTCATTCATACGTTTACCCCGGAGCACATGAAAGGCCGGGTTTCCAGCGTGAACAACATCTTTGTGGGGTCTAGTAATGAGATTGGCTCTTTTGAGTCGGGCCTGGCGGCGAAGTTGCTGGGGGTGGTGCCGTCTGTAGTGTTTGGCGGGTCTATGACCTTGCTGATTGTGGGGTTTACTGCCTGGAAAGCGGATAAGCTGCGGAAGCTGAGTTTTTGA
- a CDS encoding YiiX/YebB-like N1pC/P60 family cysteine hydrolase, which produces MYFEWSDDKIYCSELIYKMYQRATGVEIGRLEKLRDFDLSAPPVQAKMKERYGNRIPYGEDVISPASLFASDVLVTVAQR; this is translated from the coding sequence TTGTACTTTGAATGGTCAGATGACAAAATCTACTGCTCAGAATTGATTTATAAAATGTACCAGCGGGCCACGGGCGTGGAGATAGGTAGGCTGGAAAAACTCAGAGACTTTGACCTGAGCGCACCACCGGTGCAAGCCAAAATGAAAGAGCGCTACGGCAATCGCATTCCGTACGGCGAGGACGTGATTTCGCCGGCTAGCCTGTTTGCCTCAGATGTATTGGTGACGGTGGCACAGCGGTAG
- a CDS encoding peptide MFS transporter has translation MSEPAAKHPRGLYFLFFSEMWERFGYYLMVGIFFLYMTDAQKGGMELDKGTASDIYGTFIALVFLTPFLGGLLADRVLGYRLSISLGGILMGIGYCGLAIKGDTAFYVSLGLIILGNGFFKPNISTLLGNLYSKPEYLPQKDAGYNIFYMGINIGAMVCNFVAAYMRNNYGWGYAFVAAGIGMFIGVLVFWMGNKEYREADVRKPVQANDMSLGKIFGIVLLPAVLCGIASWFLIPGNVFGSDSTDAFLFGALPIVFFYVSLYAKASAEDKRPIAALLAIFGVVVVFWAVFKQNGTALTTWAESYTDRTMPAVIAKPAETLGMVQRVDTEPKTVPAYDPMFRTTTDADGKVVTKQGVDPYLNNLEKGFWPKAGESLALISTELFQSVNPFFVVILTPVVVSFFGFLSRRGKEPSTPAKIGWGLFITALSTLVMVGAVYASDNGTEKSAGWWLVGTYAVVTVGELFLSPMGLSLVSKLSPPRLTALLMGGWFLATSIGNKLSGVLASMWDRYDNKAFFFLLNFAVTLAAAGAIFMMIKWLRGIVEEHTRRA, from the coding sequence ATGTCTGAACCAGCTGCAAAACACCCGCGGGGGTTATATTTCCTTTTCTTCTCTGAAATGTGGGAGCGTTTCGGGTATTACCTCATGGTGGGTATTTTCTTCCTATACATGACCGATGCCCAGAAGGGCGGCATGGAACTGGACAAGGGCACGGCCTCAGACATCTACGGAACCTTCATTGCCCTGGTCTTCCTGACCCCATTCCTGGGCGGTCTCCTAGCCGATAGGGTGCTGGGCTACCGTTTGTCCATCTCGCTGGGCGGTATTTTAATGGGCATAGGCTACTGCGGCCTTGCGATAAAAGGAGACACCGCTTTCTATGTATCCCTGGGGCTTATCATTCTGGGCAACGGCTTCTTTAAGCCTAATATCTCCACGCTGCTGGGCAACCTGTATTCTAAGCCCGAGTACCTGCCGCAGAAAGACGCCGGGTACAACATCTTCTACATGGGCATTAACATTGGGGCCATGGTCTGCAACTTTGTGGCGGCCTACATGCGCAACAACTACGGCTGGGGCTACGCGTTTGTGGCCGCCGGTATTGGTATGTTCATAGGCGTGCTGGTGTTCTGGATGGGCAACAAAGAGTACCGCGAGGCGGATGTGCGCAAGCCCGTGCAGGCCAATGACATGTCGTTGGGGAAGATCTTCGGGATTGTGCTGTTACCGGCCGTGTTGTGCGGCATTGCCAGCTGGTTCCTGATTCCGGGTAACGTGTTCGGGTCAGACTCTACTGATGCGTTTTTGTTCGGGGCGCTGCCCATCGTGTTCTTCTACGTGAGTCTGTACGCCAAAGCCTCTGCCGAGGACAAACGCCCCATTGCGGCGCTCCTGGCCATCTTTGGGGTGGTAGTGGTGTTCTGGGCCGTCTTCAAGCAGAACGGTACCGCCCTCACCACCTGGGCCGAAAGCTACACCGACCGTACCATGCCGGCCGTCATTGCCAAACCCGCCGAGACCTTGGGTATGGTGCAGCGCGTAGACACCGAGCCCAAAACCGTTCCCGCCTACGACCCCATGTTCCGGACCACCACCGATGCCGACGGCAAGGTAGTGACCAAACAGGGCGTTGACCCTTACCTGAACAACCTGGAGAAAGGTTTCTGGCCGAAGGCCGGAGAATCCCTAGCCCTTATCTCTACGGAGCTCTTCCAATCGGTGAACCCGTTCTTTGTAGTAATTTTGACCCCGGTGGTAGTGTCCTTCTTTGGGTTTCTTAGCCGACGGGGCAAAGAGCCCAGCACGCCGGCTAAGATTGGCTGGGGCCTTTTCATTACCGCCCTTTCTACCCTGGTGATGGTGGGCGCCGTGTACGCCAGCGATAACGGGACCGAGAAAAGCGCGGGCTGGTGGCTGGTTGGAACCTACGCCGTGGTAACGGTGGGGGAACTCTTCCTGAGCCCCATGGGCCTTTCATTGGTGTCTAAACTGAGCCCGCCTAGATTGACGGCCTTATTGATGGGCGGCTGGTTTCTGGCGACTTCTATCGGGAACAAATTGTCTGGGGTACTGGCTAGTATGTGGGACCGTTATGATAACAAGGCGTTTTTCTTCCTGCTTAACTTTGCCGTGACCCTGGCGGCGGCCGGGGCCATTTTCATGATGATCAAGTGGCTGCGCGGTATAGTGGAAGAACATACCCGCAGAGCCTAG
- a CDS encoding 30S ribosomal protein THX, producing MGKGDVKSKKGKISKGSFGNSRPKKAKNVASKAAKLEVKKA from the coding sequence ATGGGAAAAGGAGATGTTAAAAGCAAAAAAGGTAAAATCAGCAAGGGTTCATTTGGCAACAGCCGCCCTAAGAAAGCAAAAAACGTTGCTTCCAAAGCAGCTAAGCTGGAAGTAAAGAAAGCGTAG
- a CDS encoding YiiX/YebB-like N1pC/P60 family cysteine hydrolase, with protein sequence MLRTRYILLLLFLVPLLVAGFFLEKRYGKPNQLHQSQQLRQLIQKGEFQDGDLIFHTSRSAQSKAIQLATKSAYSHCGIIYKTAGGYQVFEAVQPVSSTPLDKWVARGEGGHFVVKRLKNAKQVLTPSALARLKKEGGSLRARDTTCTLNGQMTKSTAQN encoded by the coding sequence ATGCTTCGCACCAGATACATTCTCCTGCTGCTCTTTTTGGTTCCACTTTTAGTGGCGGGCTTTTTCCTGGAAAAGCGCTACGGCAAACCAAACCAGCTGCATCAATCTCAGCAATTGCGGCAACTCATCCAGAAAGGCGAGTTCCAGGATGGTGACCTTATTTTCCATACTTCCCGGTCGGCGCAGAGTAAGGCTATCCAGTTGGCCACCAAATCAGCCTACAGCCATTGCGGCATCATCTACAAAACAGCTGGCGGGTATCAGGTATTTGAGGCGGTACAGCCGGTTTCTTCCACACCGTTAGACAAGTGGGTGGCGCGGGGCGAAGGCGGGCATTTTGTAGTGAAACGGCTCAAGAACGCGAAGCAAGTATTGACCCCTTCGGCGTTAGCTCGCCTAAAAAAAGAGGGGGGAAGTTTACGGGCAAGGGATACGACTTGTACTTTGAATGGTCAGATGACAAAATCTACTGCTCAGAATTGA